One Nocardia iowensis DNA window includes the following coding sequences:
- a CDS encoding MerR family transcriptional regulator: MSIGSVLDLLRPDFPDITISKIRFLEAEGLIRPERTPSGYRRFSVADCERLRFVLTAQRDQYLPLKVIKEQLEAIDSGAATLGVREARARAHSGRAGGSESAPSVSDSEHHTESGGNRNGAAAPRRLGVVPSEISPDDLRFDHEIRLTRADLLAQAEIDEAFLNDLIRANLITPGAAGFFDGDAVTLAKTAKAMAEFGLEARHLRAFKLAADREAALVAQIAAPIAKSRDAGARARAEETVRELAALSLTLHTCLVKSSVRTSLGG, translated from the coding sequence ATGTCGATCGGCTCCGTGCTCGACCTGCTGCGTCCAGACTTTCCGGACATCACCATCTCGAAGATCCGCTTCCTGGAAGCGGAGGGCCTGATCCGGCCGGAGCGCACGCCCTCGGGCTACCGCAGATTCTCCGTCGCCGACTGTGAACGGCTCCGGTTCGTGCTGACCGCGCAACGCGATCAGTACCTGCCGCTGAAGGTGATCAAGGAACAACTCGAAGCGATCGACAGCGGTGCGGCGACGCTCGGCGTGCGGGAAGCCCGCGCCCGGGCGCACTCCGGCCGTGCCGGTGGCTCGGAGTCGGCGCCCTCGGTGTCCGACTCCGAGCACCACACCGAGTCTGGCGGGAACCGGAACGGTGCCGCGGCACCGAGGAGGCTCGGCGTGGTCCCCAGTGAGATTTCCCCGGACGATCTGCGGTTCGATCACGAAATCCGGCTCACCCGCGCTGATCTGCTGGCCCAGGCCGAGATCGACGAGGCGTTCCTCAACGACCTGATCCGGGCCAATCTGATCACCCCCGGTGCCGCCGGATTCTTCGACGGCGACGCGGTGACGCTGGCCAAAACCGCCAAGGCGATGGCCGAATTCGGTTTGGAGGCACGGCATCTGCGGGCCTTCAAGCTGGCCGCGGATCGGGAGGCCGCGCTGGTCGCGCAGATCGCCGCCCCCATCGCGAAGAGCCGCGACGCGGGTGCCCGCGCCAGAGCCGAAGAAACGGTGCGCGAACTCGCGGCGCTGTCGCTGACGTTGCACACCTGCCTGGTGAAGTCGTCGGTGCGGACGTCGCTGGGCGGCTGA
- the odhI gene encoding oxoglutarate dehydrogenase inhibitor Odhl — protein sequence MSENKDPGYGETAAETTSVFRADFLNEVDASRSGEPTGEQPVQGVEGLPVGAALLVVKRGPNAGSRFLLDQPTTSAGRHPDSDIFLDDVTVSRRHAEFRQDDDSFQVVDVGSLNGTYVNREPVDSSELQNGDEVQIGKFRLVFLTGPRAQVNEPSAGAGSL from the coding sequence GTGAGCGAGAACAAAGACCCGGGTTACGGGGAGACCGCGGCCGAGACGACGTCGGTCTTCCGCGCGGATTTCCTGAACGAGGTCGACGCGTCGCGCTCCGGAGAGCCGACCGGCGAACAGCCGGTCCAAGGGGTCGAGGGTCTGCCCGTTGGTGCGGCCCTCCTGGTCGTCAAGCGCGGTCCGAACGCGGGCTCGCGGTTCCTGCTGGATCAGCCGACGACGTCGGCGGGCCGCCACCCCGACAGTGACATCTTTCTCGACGACGTCACCGTCAGCCGTCGGCATGCCGAGTTCCGTCAGGACGACGATTCGTTCCAGGTTGTCGATGTCGGCAGCCTGAACGGCACCTATGTGAATCGGGAGCCGGTGGACTCCTCGGAACTCCAGAACGGTGACGAGGTACAGATCGGTAAGTTCCGTCTCGTGTTCCTTACCGGACCGCGGGCCCAGGTGAACGAGCCGTCGGCTGGTGCAGGGAGCCTATGA
- a CDS encoding CDP-alcohol phosphatidyltransferase family protein has translation MLTVPNVLSVVRLLGVPLFLWLLLVEHADGWAFALLIASGVTDFLDGKLARLLDQSSRLGALLDPFVDRLYLVTTLAAFVIRGLVPWWVAVILVGRDLVLTLTLSVYKRRDLPPPEVIYLGKAATFALMSALPWLLAGEMDWALDGFGRAFGGALLVWGTAVYVWTGVLYTGKAIAVARAIPAVPHRST, from the coding sequence ATCCTCACCGTCCCGAATGTCCTGAGTGTCGTGCGCCTGCTCGGCGTTCCACTGTTCTTGTGGCTGCTGCTGGTGGAGCATGCCGACGGCTGGGCCTTCGCACTGCTGATCGCCAGCGGCGTGACCGATTTCCTCGACGGCAAACTGGCTCGCCTGCTCGATCAGTCCTCCCGCCTCGGTGCCCTGCTCGATCCGTTCGTCGACCGGTTGTACCTGGTGACAACGCTGGCGGCATTCGTGATCCGCGGCCTCGTCCCGTGGTGGGTCGCGGTGATCCTGGTCGGTCGCGACCTGGTCCTCACCCTCACCCTCTCGGTCTACAAACGCCGCGATCTACCCCCGCCCGAGGTGATCTATCTGGGCAAAGCGGCCACCTTCGCACTGATGTCCGCGTTGCCCTGGCTGCTGGCCGGAGAAATGGATTGGGCACTGGACGGTTTCGGACGTGCGTTCGGTGGGGCATTACTGGTCTGGGGTACCGCGGTGTATGTATGGACCGGCGTGCTCTACACCGGTAAAGCGATCGCCGTCGCGCGTGCGATACCGGCTGTGCCACACCGGTCGACGTAG
- a CDS encoding bifunctional nuclease family protein, whose product MSEMRVIGIRVEQPQNQPVLLLREVSGDRYLPIWIGQAEATAIVLEQEGVTPIRPLTHDLIKILITELGHTLKEVRIVDLQEGTFYADLVFENDLHVSARPSDSVAIALRVGCPIYAEEPVLEEAGLVMPDEREDEVEKFKEFLESVSPDDFKATDS is encoded by the coding sequence ATGAGTGAAATGCGTGTGATCGGCATTCGTGTCGAGCAGCCACAGAATCAGCCCGTGCTGTTGCTCCGCGAGGTGTCGGGGGATCGGTACCTGCCGATTTGGATCGGGCAGGCCGAGGCCACCGCGATCGTGCTGGAGCAGGAAGGGGTCACGCCGATCCGGCCGCTGACTCACGATCTGATCAAGATCCTGATCACCGAGCTCGGGCACACCCTCAAGGAAGTGCGCATCGTCGATCTGCAAGAGGGGACCTTCTACGCGGATCTGGTGTTCGAGAACGACCTGCACGTCTCGGCCCGGCCGTCAGATTCGGTAGCGATCGCCTTGCGGGTCGGTTGCCCCATCTATGCCGAGGAACCGGTGCTCGAGGAAGCCGGGCTGGTCATGCCGGACGAGCGCGAGGACGAGGTGGAGAAGTTCAAGGAATTCCTGGAGTCGGTCTCGCCCGACGACTTCAAGGCCACCGACAGCTGA
- a CDS encoding GMC oxidoreductase has product MPSFDYDVVVIGSGFGGSVSALRLTEKGYRVGVLESGRRWHAEDIPSTNWNVRKSIWAPRLGLTGPQRISVLGKCAVFSGAGVGGGSLIYGNTLYEPLSNFYTDKQWAHITDWRAELAPYYDQAQRMLGVAPNPRLTPADEVIREIAEDLGVADTFHPTDVGVFFNESDPGTEVDDPYFGGVGPRRRGCVHCARCFTGCPNNAKNSTTTNYLYLAEQAGAEVHPLTTATAVRPLPDGGYAVETQRSDRWIRKERKTFTAEQVVFAGAALGTQKLLHKMRDDAVLPHLSPRLGELTRSNSEAILNVVSRSRRDFAEGIAITSSIHPAEDTHIEVCHYGKGQNALFPMSVPIVDGGAFRFLRFLLAILLHPVVFLRSLNARHASEKSVILLVMQSLDNSLTSFRRRGLLKTKQGTGEPNPTWIPMAHDIGRRFGEKVDGDTHGLVMDVFNIPATAHYIGGCVIGDSPETGVVDPYQRVYGHPGLHVADGSAVTANLGVNPSLTITAQAERAMAFWPNKNEPDPRPELGAGYQRIAPVPPKQPTVPDAAPGALRLPITPVDKSVPAN; this is encoded by the coding sequence ATGCCCAGCTTCGACTACGACGTGGTGGTGATCGGTTCCGGTTTCGGGGGCAGCGTGAGCGCCCTCCGGTTGACCGAGAAGGGGTATCGGGTCGGCGTGCTCGAGTCGGGCAGGCGGTGGCATGCCGAGGACATTCCCAGCACCAATTGGAATGTGCGCAAGTCGATTTGGGCGCCGCGACTGGGCTTGACCGGACCGCAGCGGATCAGCGTGCTCGGCAAGTGCGCGGTGTTCTCCGGCGCGGGCGTCGGCGGCGGGTCGCTCATCTACGGGAACACCTTGTACGAGCCCCTGTCGAACTTCTACACCGACAAGCAGTGGGCGCACATCACCGACTGGCGGGCCGAACTGGCTCCGTACTACGACCAGGCACAGCGGATGCTCGGTGTCGCGCCGAATCCGCGGCTGACCCCCGCCGACGAGGTGATCCGCGAGATCGCCGAGGACCTCGGCGTCGCCGATACCTTCCATCCGACCGATGTCGGGGTGTTCTTCAACGAGAGCGACCCGGGCACCGAGGTCGACGACCCCTACTTCGGCGGGGTCGGCCCGCGCAGGCGCGGCTGCGTGCACTGCGCGCGGTGCTTCACCGGTTGCCCGAACAACGCCAAGAACTCGACCACCACCAACTACCTCTACCTGGCCGAACAGGCCGGCGCCGAGGTACATCCGCTGACCACCGCCACCGCGGTGCGGCCGCTGCCCGATGGCGGCTACGCGGTCGAGACGCAACGGTCGGACCGGTGGATCCGCAAGGAGCGCAAGACCTTCACCGCCGAGCAGGTGGTGTTCGCCGGTGCCGCGCTCGGCACCCAGAAGCTGCTGCACAAGATGCGCGACGACGCGGTGCTTCCGCACCTCTCACCCCGGCTCGGCGAGCTGACCCGCAGTAACTCCGAGGCCATCCTCAATGTGGTGAGCCGTTCGCGCCGCGATTTCGCCGAGGGCATCGCGATCACCTCATCGATTCATCCGGCCGAGGACACCCACATCGAGGTGTGCCATTACGGCAAGGGGCAGAACGCGCTGTTCCCGATGTCGGTGCCGATCGTGGACGGCGGCGCGTTCCGATTCCTGCGCTTCCTGCTGGCGATCCTGCTGCACCCCGTGGTCTTCCTGCGCAGCCTCAACGCCAGGCACGCCTCGGAGAAGTCGGTGATCCTGTTGGTGATGCAGTCACTGGACAATTCGCTTACCTCGTTCCGCAGGCGCGGGCTGCTGAAGACGAAGCAGGGCACCGGCGAACCGAACCCGACCTGGATCCCGATGGCGCACGACATCGGCCGCCGGTTCGGCGAGAAGGTCGACGGGGACACCCACGGCCTGGTGATGGACGTGTTCAACATCCCGGCGACGGCGCACTACATCGGTGGCTGCGTCATCGGTGACAGCCCGGAAACCGGTGTGGTGGACCCGTATCAGCGGGTGTACGGCCATCCCGGTCTGCACGTGGCGGATGGTTCGGCGGTGACGGCGAATCTGGGCGTCAACCCGTCGCTCACCATCACCGCGCAGGCCGAGCGGGCGATGGCGTTCTGGCCCAACAAGAACGAGCCGGACCCGCGTCCGGAACTCGGGGCCGGGTACCAGCGCATCGCCCCCGTGCCGCCGAAGCAGCCCACGGTGCCGGACGCCGCACCTGGCGCGCTGCGTCTGCCGATCACCCCCGTCGACAAGTCGGTGCCCGCCAACTGA
- the gcvH gene encoding glycine cleavage system protein GcvH has product MTQTPEDLRYTDQHEWVRRIGPTRVRVGITDYAQSQLGDVVFVQLPETDKDVAVEDSIAEVESTKSVSDIYAPISAKVVAVNEELVQKPETLNTDPYGEGWLFELEVGDAAGLDATLGELLDAAGYQGVIGG; this is encoded by the coding sequence GTGACCCAGACCCCCGAAGATCTGCGCTACACCGACCAGCACGAGTGGGTGCGGCGGATCGGACCGACCCGGGTTCGGGTAGGCATCACCGATTATGCCCAGTCTCAACTCGGTGACGTTGTGTTCGTGCAGCTGCCCGAAACCGACAAGGACGTCGCCGTCGAGGACAGCATCGCCGAGGTCGAGTCGACCAAGAGCGTGTCCGACATCTACGCGCCGATCAGCGCGAAAGTTGTTGCGGTGAACGAGGAATTGGTGCAGAAGCCGGAGACGCTGAACACCGATCCGTACGGCGAGGGATGGCTGTTCGAACTGGAGGTGGGCGACGCCGCCGGCCTCGACGCCACCCTGGGTGAACTGCTGGATGCGGCAGGTTATCAAGGAGTTATCGGGGGCTGA
- a CDS encoding DUF2252 domain-containing protein, whose amino-acid sequence MSDSRIDLRSYVPAAEVRARGQALRERVPLHARDRAAEGSRRPEVLEFIAASNEGRLSHLVPLRIGRMITSPFTFYRGAAGLMAADLADGPDTGLVAQLCGDAHAANFGLYGTPRGEIIMDINDFDETILGPWEWDLERLAASLVLAGRESGAGEDDCRAAAHDAARAYRLAVRQLAERPFLESWSALPDESVLSEAAAHDLIDDFKKAAKKARKNTSAKVVAKWTEHLDDHETGISKHRFVSDPPILTAVDEQVATAITDGLERYADTLRESRRNLIARFAVSDIAFRIVGTGSVGLHTYVALLHGNEGEALVLQVKQANPSALAPYLPVPPPKHEGKRIVQGARLVQSESDILLGWTSVDPTGNGTELPFIVRQFRNLKGSIDPAALSASDLDDYGRLAGALLARAHARSLDPRLLAGYLGDNDERFDDAVANFAVRYADRTETDHAALVAAVRAGKIAAEQPQ is encoded by the coding sequence GTGTCAGACAGTCGTATCGACCTCCGCTCCTACGTTCCCGCGGCGGAGGTGCGTGCGCGTGGACAGGCGCTGCGCGAGCGGGTACCACTCCACGCTCGTGATCGGGCCGCCGAGGGATCGCGGCGGCCCGAGGTGCTGGAATTCATCGCGGCGAGCAATGAGGGCAGGCTCTCCCACCTGGTGCCGCTGCGGATCGGGCGGATGATCACCTCCCCGTTCACCTTCTACCGCGGTGCGGCCGGACTGATGGCCGCCGATCTGGCGGATGGACCGGACACCGGGCTGGTCGCGCAGCTCTGCGGTGACGCGCACGCGGCGAACTTCGGTCTGTACGGCACGCCGCGCGGCGAAATCATCATGGATATCAATGATTTCGACGAAACCATCCTCGGGCCGTGGGAATGGGACCTGGAACGGCTCGCGGCCAGCCTGGTGCTCGCGGGCCGGGAAAGCGGTGCGGGCGAGGACGACTGCCGCGCGGCCGCCCACGATGCCGCCCGCGCCTATCGCCTCGCGGTGCGCCAACTGGCCGAGCGTCCTTTCCTGGAATCGTGGAGCGCGCTGCCCGACGAATCGGTGCTGAGCGAAGCCGCCGCACACGACCTGATCGACGACTTCAAGAAGGCCGCGAAGAAGGCGCGCAAGAACACCAGCGCGAAGGTGGTCGCCAAGTGGACCGAGCATCTCGACGACCACGAGACCGGTATCAGCAAGCACCGATTCGTCAGTGACCCACCGATTCTCACTGCGGTCGACGAACAGGTCGCGACGGCGATCACCGATGGTCTCGAGCGCTACGCCGACACGTTGCGCGAGTCACGGCGCAACCTCATTGCCCGTTTCGCGGTGTCCGACATCGCCTTCCGGATCGTCGGCACCGGCAGCGTCGGCCTGCACACCTATGTCGCGCTGCTGCACGGCAACGAGGGTGAAGCGCTGGTGCTGCAAGTCAAGCAGGCCAATCCGTCCGCACTCGCGCCGTACCTGCCCGTGCCGCCGCCCAAACACGAGGGCAAGCGAATCGTGCAGGGCGCCAGGCTGGTTCAGTCGGAGTCCGACATCCTGCTCGGCTGGACGAGTGTCGATCCGACCGGCAACGGCACCGAATTGCCTTTCATCGTGCGCCAATTCCGCAATCTCAAGGGCAGCATCGATCCGGCGGCCCTGTCCGCGTCCGACCTCGACGACTACGGCAGGCTGGCCGGCGCGCTGCTGGCCCGCGCGCACGCGCGCTCGCTCGATCCGCGCCTACTCGCGGGCTATCTCGGTGATAACGACGAACGTTTCGACGACGCGGTCGCGAATTTCGCGGTCCGCTACGCCGACCGCACCGAAACCGACCATGCCGCACTGGTGGCGGCGGTGCGGGCGGGCAAGATCGCCGCCGAACAACCGCAGTGA
- a CDS encoding MerR family transcriptional regulator, whose protein sequence is MRLAVGEAREWSVAEQPQDVVQPGLFPDDSVPDDLVGYRVPSACQVAGITYRQLDYWARTGLVVPSIRSAAGSGSQRLYSFKDILVLKIVKRLLDAGISLQNIRIAVDHLRSRGVQDLAGITLFSDGTSVYECTSAEEVVDLLQGGQGVFGIAISGAMHELTGAIANFPAERASAVTERPEDELSYRRKARMSRKTG, encoded by the coding sequence ATGAGGCTAGCCGTCGGCGAAGCAAGGGAGTGGTCAGTGGCAGAGCAACCGCAGGATGTCGTACAGCCAGGCCTGTTCCCGGATGACTCGGTTCCCGACGATCTAGTCGGCTATCGGGTTCCCAGTGCATGCCAGGTGGCCGGGATCACCTACCGGCAGCTCGACTACTGGGCGCGCACCGGATTGGTGGTGCCCTCCATCCGTAGCGCCGCGGGCTCGGGGAGCCAGCGGCTGTACTCGTTCAAGGACATCCTGGTCCTGAAGATTGTCAAGCGGCTGCTCGACGCGGGCATCTCGCTACAGAACATCCGGATCGCGGTCGACCATCTACGCAGCCGCGGGGTGCAGGACCTTGCGGGCATCACCCTGTTCTCCGACGGTACCTCGGTGTACGAGTGCACCTCGGCCGAGGAGGTAGTTGATTTACTGCAGGGCGGGCAGGGTGTCTTCGGTATTGCGATCAGCGGCGCCATGCATGAACTCACCGGCGCGATCGCCAATTTCCCCGCGGAGCGCGCGTCCGCGGTGACCGAGCGGCCGGAGGACGAGCTGTCCTACCGGCGCAAGGCTCGGATGAGCCGCAAGACTGGCTAA
- a CDS encoding ATP-binding protein: MVGDDARPTLAGTYRLPTIVGRAAELAELGRLLVDPRVRLLTLTGTAGVGKTRLAREALSDSAFHGCLDAMIDLGECADRASAWNAVLATASNRPLAPAYPALDPAEALAVLASRIGTCRAILLLDNCDRVVAQISTDVAWLLEHCRHLVVVATSRVPLNLYRECVLCVRPLRTDCGGGDYYPGSSPAAQLLLDSIDSHYRGSAAVADRLVLDEIARELGGVALAIELAAGSISRIGPARTLHRIKVGVDLKSPCFVDVPARHRTLHAAVEWGLGDVDSALLDLLLRLSLCESVIDTDVACLVTGSAEEETATALAELVQRSLLDHTASGAHGHGYRLFATVRAYCRQVLGADPARAKAIREDHVDRLARLAEIIGPRFDQREHRAAALAAAGKRIVDFLAAVHYLIDTGQPERAVRLAANLESAWIQHGYQSELETVLAKALKMSDRGTLAPGVTAPLCLEVLGLWAGRSGRLRRAVDLLTSSVAAYRRFDMHIDAARVAVVLSVALTAVGDRTAARAELRLASRHVDELGGPWPGRLHGSVTLLQIPYPPTRDADVWAQMRDRVRQLDSTARLIGLNTLARTQIGPLTADRAQSLYRENLDDDDLGTHVLQAIIALEGCARAYDAAGVEYAEPTVTLTLAARQLRAAHGIPQLGQGDPAPRETEHRNALGENKFREIMRAAGEMTLADAVAYACAAPILPNPDDSSLAALTNRQREIARLVATGMTNRMIATQLGISEWTVVNHVRQVMLKLDCPSRLHVALLVERDSQHAGDGTSRPEPAVDDRPSVLPRVTVARKG; encoded by the coding sequence ATGGTGGGCGATGATGCCCGGCCTACGCTGGCCGGAACCTATCGGCTTCCGACGATCGTCGGGCGGGCGGCGGAGCTCGCCGAGCTCGGCAGACTACTCGTTGATCCTCGGGTCCGGCTGCTCACGCTCACCGGGACCGCAGGTGTCGGCAAGACAAGGCTAGCTCGAGAGGCGCTGTCGGACAGCGCATTCCACGGATGTCTCGATGCGATGATCGATCTCGGCGAATGCGCCGATCGGGCAAGTGCGTGGAACGCGGTGCTCGCCACCGCAAGTAATCGGCCGCTGGCCCCCGCGTACCCGGCGCTCGACCCCGCCGAGGCATTGGCGGTGCTGGCGTCCAGGATCGGCACCTGTCGGGCAATCCTGTTGCTGGACAACTGCGATCGCGTGGTCGCACAGATATCTACCGATGTGGCGTGGCTGTTGGAGCACTGTCGGCATCTGGTGGTCGTGGCGACCAGTCGGGTCCCGTTGAATCTGTACCGCGAATGTGTGCTGTGCGTGCGGCCGTTGCGCACCGACTGCGGCGGGGGAGACTATTACCCCGGCTCCTCACCGGCCGCACAGCTGTTGCTCGACAGCATCGACAGCCACTACCGAGGGTCGGCCGCGGTGGCCGACCGGCTGGTCCTCGACGAGATCGCCCGCGAACTCGGCGGCGTTGCGCTGGCCATCGAACTGGCGGCCGGTTCGATCAGCCGGATCGGCCCCGCACGCACCCTGCACCGCATCAAAGTAGGCGTCGATCTGAAGTCGCCGTGCTTCGTCGACGTGCCCGCCCGGCACCGGACGCTGCACGCCGCGGTCGAATGGGGCCTCGGCGACGTCGATTCCGCGTTGCTCGATCTGCTGTTGCGGCTTTCCTTGTGCGAGTCGGTGATCGATACCGACGTCGCCTGCCTGGTGACCGGGAGCGCCGAGGAGGAGACCGCGACCGCGCTGGCCGAGCTGGTCCAGCGCAGCCTGCTCGACCACACGGCCAGCGGGGCGCATGGGCACGGCTACCGGCTCTTCGCCACCGTGCGCGCCTATTGCCGGCAGGTGCTCGGTGCTGACCCGGCACGCGCCAAAGCGATTCGCGAGGACCATGTGGACCGCCTCGCCCGGCTAGCCGAGATCATCGGACCCCGGTTCGACCAGCGCGAACATCGCGCGGCCGCGTTGGCCGCCGCGGGCAAGCGGATCGTGGATTTTCTTGCGGCAGTGCACTATTTGATTGACACGGGACAGCCGGAACGTGCCGTCCGACTGGCGGCGAATCTGGAATCGGCGTGGATCCAGCACGGCTACCAGTCCGAGCTGGAGACTGTGCTGGCCAAGGCGTTGAAGATGAGCGATCGCGGCACGCTGGCGCCCGGCGTGACGGCGCCGCTGTGCCTCGAGGTCCTCGGACTCTGGGCCGGCCGGTCGGGACGACTACGGCGAGCGGTCGACCTGTTGACGAGTTCGGTTGCCGCCTATCGCCGTTTCGACATGCACATCGACGCGGCCCGGGTCGCGGTAGTGCTCTCGGTGGCGCTGACCGCCGTCGGGGACCGCACGGCCGCCAGAGCCGAACTGCGCCTGGCATCGCGTCATGTCGACGAGCTCGGCGGGCCATGGCCGGGCCGACTCCACGGCTCCGTCACGCTGCTCCAGATCCCGTATCCGCCGACGCGGGACGCCGACGTCTGGGCGCAGATGCGTGATCGGGTCCGGCAACTGGACAGCACGGCGCGGCTGATCGGACTGAATACCTTGGCGCGCACGCAGATCGGGCCGCTGACCGCGGACCGCGCCCAGTCGCTCTACCGCGAGAATTTGGATGACGACGATCTGGGCACGCACGTGCTGCAGGCGATCATCGCGCTGGAGGGCTGCGCCAGGGCCTACGATGCGGCCGGTGTCGAGTACGCCGAACCGACGGTGACCCTGACGCTGGCGGCCCGGCAATTGCGGGCCGCGCACGGCATCCCGCAACTGGGCCAAGGCGATCCAGCACCCCGCGAAACAGAGCACAGAAACGCCCTCGGCGAAAACAAGTTTCGCGAAATCATGCGGGCGGCGGGGGAGATGACCCTGGCCGACGCGGTGGCCTACGCCTGCGCGGCCCCGATCTTGCCCAACCCCGACGACTCCTCGCTGGCCGCGCTGACCAATCGCCAGCGCGAGATCGCCAGATTGGTGGCCACCGGCATGACCAACCGGATGATCGCCACCCAGCTGGGAATTTCGGAGTGGACGGTCGTCAATCATGTCCGGCAAGTGATGCTCAAGCTGGACTGTCCCTCGCGGCTGCATGTCGCGCTGCTGGTGGAACGCGACTCCCAGCACGCCGGGGACGGTACGAGCAGGCCGGAACCCGCGGTCGACGATCGGCCGTCGGTGCTGCCGCGGGTCACGGTGGCACGCAAGGGGTAG
- a CDS encoding nuclease-related domain-containing protein, whose protein sequence is MQNAAGTNAERALIDWLRTWKDPGAPHGVATINCSLFHKDRLHQFDAVVWTPTSCVVIEAEALVARQDGLLEIPLNGHWTINGEPAAMEGRDRRTPLEKSREHTFALQNWLAARGLGQRAVHGLALVVPLRGAELKIQQAWSDPSFDVILGDDPGRLRHYFESLAEQEKHLWTANDVAVAFRGLGILPYLPAPQELLNEGFLGPIDITLWHGGPNQAQAEAYAEELAQAEREAQKPVYAIQAPWYSPWKLYPRETRDMDFGRAFMRITLAIGMIIAFAWVLWFVISAVLTYGP, encoded by the coding sequence GTGCAGAACGCCGCAGGCACCAATGCCGAGCGGGCGCTGATCGATTGGTTGCGCACCTGGAAGGATCCAGGCGCTCCGCACGGTGTCGCCACGATCAACTGCAGTCTGTTCCACAAGGATCGGCTGCACCAGTTCGACGCGGTGGTCTGGACGCCGACCAGCTGCGTGGTGATCGAGGCCGAGGCGCTGGTGGCCCGGCAGGACGGGCTGCTGGAGATCCCGCTCAACGGCCACTGGACCATCAACGGCGAACCCGCCGCGATGGAGGGCCGGGATCGTCGCACCCCGCTGGAGAAGTCCCGCGAGCACACCTTCGCGCTGCAGAACTGGCTGGCCGCGCGCGGCCTCGGCCAGCGCGCGGTGCACGGGCTCGCGCTGGTCGTCCCGCTGCGCGGTGCGGAGCTGAAAATCCAGCAGGCGTGGAGCGATCCCAGCTTCGATGTCATCCTCGGTGACGACCCGGGCCGGCTGCGGCACTACTTCGAATCGCTCGCCGAGCAGGAGAAGCATCTATGGACGGCGAACGACGTCGCCGTCGCCTTCCGCGGCCTCGGCATCCTGCCCTACCTGCCCGCACCGCAGGAACTACTCAACGAGGGCTTCCTCGGCCCGATCGACATCACGCTGTGGCACGGCGGCCCGAACCAGGCACAGGCCGAGGCCTACGCGGAGGAGTTGGCGCAGGCCGAGCGGGAGGCGCAAAAGCCGGTCTACGCGATCCAGGCGCCGTGGTACAGCCCGTGGAAGTTGTATCCACGGGAGACAAGGGACATGGATTTCGGCCGGGCATTCATGCGGATCACGCTGGCGATCGGCATGATCATCGCGTTCGCCTGGGTGCTGTGGTTCGTCATCAGCGCCGTCCTGACCTACGGCCCCTGA